The following coding sequences lie in one Oncorhynchus gorbuscha isolate QuinsamMale2020 ecotype Even-year linkage group LG10, OgorEven_v1.0, whole genome shotgun sequence genomic window:
- the LOC124045950 gene encoding tyrosine-protein phosphatase non-receptor type 1-like encodes MEAEFRKIDEPGSWNAIYQEIRQQSSELPCKLAKLPENKTRNRYRDVSPFDHSRIRLQLGANDYINASLISVDEAQRSYILTQGPLPNTCGHFWEMVWEQGTMGVVMLNRVIEKGSVKCAQYWPPRAEREAIFEDTNFKLTLVSEDIKSYYTVRQLELENLSTLETREILHFHYTTWPDFGVPESPASFLNFLFKVRESGCLNSDQGPVVVHCSAGIGRSGTFCLVDTCLLLMSMRKDPSTVRIRDVLLEMRRYRMGLIQTADQLRFSYLAVIEGAKCIMGDTSLQESWKELSNEEDVPPEFTPPPPHSRPQGPINGTVEPSFFPEEIVVAQNNFHTRSAPPETELRWRGDGATSQSPTVPADQPGCQVGSKEPDPKALMEPHRLHETETQQGLNQDQATAAGDDSLEAQGAWTPLLANMCLCTALALGAYICYRACFH; translated from the exons ATGGAAGCCGAGTTTCGGAAAATCGATGAACCTGGGAGTTGGAACGCCATTTACCAG GAAATCCGTCAGCAATCAAGTGAGCTGCCCTGCAAACTTGCCAAATTACCTGAAAACAAAACTCGGAATCGCTACAGAGATGTCAGCCCAT TTGACCACAGCAGAATCCGCCTGCAACTGGGTGCGAACGACTACATTAACGCCAGCCTAATTTCTGTAGACGAGGCACAGAGAAGCTACATTCTTACTCAG GGACCCCTTCCAAATACATGTGGCCACTTCTGGGAGATGGTTTGGGAGCAGGGGACCATGGGAGTGGTGATGCTGAACCGTGTCATTGAGAAAGGATCT GTGAAGTGTGCACAGTACTGGCCACCTAGAGCGGAGAGGGAGGCGATCTTTGAAGACACAAATTTCAAGCTTACACTTGTTTCAGAAGACATTAAGTCTTACTACACTGTCCGTCAGCTGGAGCTGGAAAATCTGTCG ACTCTGGAAACTAGAGAGATCCTACATTTTCACTACACCACCTGGCCTGACTTTGGGGTGCCCGAATCTCCAGCCTCCTTCCTCAACTTCCTGTTTAAGGTGCGGGAGTCTGGGTGCCTCAACTCTGACCAGGGGCCTGTGGTGGTGCACTGCAGCGCAGGCATCGGCCGCTCTGGAACCTTCTGTCTCGTCGACACCTGCCTCTTACTG ATGTCCATGCGCAAAGACCCATCAACTGTGCGTATTCGTGACGTGCTGCTGGAGATGCGACGCTATCGGATGGGCCTGATTCAGACCGCTGACCAACTCAGATTTTCCTACCTCGCTGTTATTGAAGGTGCCAAGTGCATCATGGGAGACACATCGTTGCAG GAGTCGTGGAAAGAGCTCTCCAACGAAGAGGACGTTCCTCCAGAGTTCACCCCTCCCCCGCCCCACTCCCGACCCCAAGGTCCAATCAACGGCACAGTTGAACCTTCCTTCTTTCCTGAAGAGATTGTTGTTGCGCAGAATAATTTCCACACTCGCAG TGCCCCACCAGAAACTGAACTGCGATGGAGGGGTGATGGTgctacctcccagtctcccactGTCCCCGCTGATCAACCTGGCTGCCAGGTGGGAAGCAAAGAACCAGATCCCAAAGCTCTGATGGAACCACACCGGCTGCATGAGACTGAAACACAACAGGGGCTGAACCAGGACCAGGCAACAGCAGCAGGAGACGACAGCCTTGAGGCTCAGGGTGCCTGGACCCCCCTGCTGGCCAACATGTGCCTCTGCACTGCCCTGGCCCTGGGTGCTTACATCTGTTACCGGGCATGTTTCCACtga